One genomic window of Corynebacterium sp. sy039 includes the following:
- a CDS encoding acyl-CoA thioesterase, with product MSASSTDRSPEITLRFLAAPTDVLMAGSHGIGGGRVLEWIDKAAYACAVQWSGTYCVTAYVGHIHFTRPIPSGHLVEVRSRVAMTGRSSMHIINEVLSADPRDGIFTRACDCLVIFVAMDTETGKSVEVPHFKPRSEDEKHVQEAATSRIELRKAIEAEMERQTYSGPSSAPRLITRFLAKPTDVNWGGKVHGGTAMEWIDEAAAACTMEWSGEYTVAVYAGGIRFYQPIHIGDLIEVDARMMRTDERSMQMSVHVRSGKPQGGRTNLETAIHATITYIGIDADGNPLPARQFVPITEEDVRLAGHAQTLRELRAKYSPQPLIINSQH from the coding sequence ATGTCTGCGAGCTCAACTGATCGTTCACCAGAGATAACCCTGAGATTTCTTGCTGCACCAACCGACGTGCTCATGGCAGGTAGCCACGGCATTGGGGGCGGTAGAGTATTGGAATGGATAGATAAAGCTGCTTACGCTTGTGCAGTGCAATGGTCTGGTACCTATTGCGTTACCGCTTATGTTGGTCATATTCATTTCACTCGCCCCATTCCGTCTGGCCACCTTGTTGAAGTGCGCTCTCGTGTCGCTATGACTGGGCGCAGTTCCATGCACATCATCAATGAGGTTCTCTCAGCTGATCCGCGTGATGGTATCTTCACCCGAGCTTGCGATTGTCTAGTTATCTTTGTGGCAATGGATACCGAAACTGGAAAATCAGTCGAAGTACCACACTTTAAGCCACGCAGCGAAGATGAAAAACACGTCCAAGAAGCAGCGACCTCACGCATAGAATTGCGCAAGGCAATTGAGGCAGAAATGGAGCGTCAAACCTATTCTGGACCTTCTAGTGCACCTCGACTCATCACCCGCTTTTTGGCTAAACCAACCGATGTGAACTGGGGCGGAAAAGTCCACGGCGGTACCGCAATGGAGTGGATTGATGAAGCTGCTGCTGCATGTACTATGGAATGGTCAGGAGAATATACAGTCGCAGTGTATGCAGGCGGTATCCGTTTTTACCAGCCAATTCATATCGGTGATCTCATTGAAGTTGACGCACGAATGATGCGTACCGACGAACGCAGTATGCAAATGTCTGTGCATGTACGTTCTGGTAAACCACAAGGCGGCCGCACTAATTTAGAAACCGCTATTCACGCCACCATTACGTATATTGGCATTGACGCAGACGGAAATCCATTACCTGCTAGACAATTTGTACCAATCACCGAAGAAGATGTGCGTCTTGCTGGTCATGCACAGACGCTAAGAGAATTACGTGCGAAATACTCGCCTCAACCACTGATCATCAATTCACAGCATTAA
- the purQ gene encoding phosphoribosylformylglycinamidine synthase subunit PurQ, whose protein sequence is MSAKIGVITFPGTLDDVDSARAVERAGAQAVRLWHADHDLSGVDAVVVPGGFSYGDYLRTGAISALAPIMRSVIDAAHKGMPVLGICNGFQILTEARLLPGALTRNQGLHFHCEDVKLIVENSDTAWTNTLSSGQEIFIPSKHMEGRFQADENTVRQLEDEGRVVFRYTENFNGSVNAIAGISSENGRVVGLMPHPEHAIDLLTGPSCDGLELFLSAIGSITA, encoded by the coding sequence ATGAGTGCGAAAATTGGCGTAATTACGTTCCCAGGCACGCTTGATGATGTTGATTCTGCGCGTGCCGTCGAGCGTGCAGGAGCACAAGCTGTTCGGCTCTGGCACGCAGATCATGACCTCAGCGGTGTGGATGCCGTAGTGGTTCCTGGTGGCTTTTCGTATGGTGACTACTTAAGGACAGGTGCAATTTCTGCCTTGGCTCCTATTATGCGTTCAGTTATCGACGCCGCCCACAAAGGCATGCCAGTGCTGGGTATTTGTAATGGATTCCAGATTTTAACCGAAGCACGGCTTTTACCTGGTGCATTAACAAGAAACCAGGGGCTGCATTTTCATTGCGAAGATGTGAAGCTGATAGTAGAAAATAGTGATACGGCGTGGACAAATACCTTGAGCAGTGGACAAGAGATTTTTATTCCTTCCAAACACATGGAAGGGCGTTTCCAAGCCGATGAAAACACAGTGCGCCAACTAGAAGATGAAGGTCGTGTGGTATTTCGCTACACGGAAAACTTCAATGGTTCCGTTAATGCAATAGCTGGAATTTCTAGTGAAAATGGTCGCGTAGTAGGGCTGATGCCACACCCTGAACACGCTATTGATCTATTGACCGGTCCTTCTTGTGACGGTCTTGAATTATTCCTCTCCGCCATTGGCTCAATCACAGCATAA
- a CDS encoding sterol carrier family protein, which produces MGKKKIEPQHIRHALEAVQAWVKDPDGVDKPDRAALAQAVRLSVRALAEDAPGNSVEVRVPPFVAVQCIQGPSHTRGTPPNVVEMSPLTWLRVAMGIELFDDNPRISTSGIRAREVSYWLPVVDFSRN; this is translated from the coding sequence ATGGGGAAAAAGAAAATTGAGCCACAACACATACGTCATGCGCTAGAAGCAGTGCAGGCGTGGGTGAAGGATCCGGATGGCGTCGACAAGCCAGATCGCGCTGCATTAGCCCAAGCGGTTCGGTTGAGTGTACGTGCGCTTGCTGAGGATGCTCCTGGTAATAGCGTGGAAGTTCGGGTGCCGCCTTTTGTGGCTGTGCAGTGTATTCAAGGCCCGAGTCATACCAGGGGCACTCCACCAAATGTGGTGGAAATGTCGCCCTTGACTTGGCTAAGGGTAGCAATGGGCATTGAGCTTTTCGACGACAATCCCAGGATCAGCACCTCAGGAATACGTGCACGAGAGGTGTCATATTGGTTGCCGGTAGTAGATTTTTCGCGCAATTAA
- the purL gene encoding phosphoribosylformylglycinamidine synthase subunit PurL: MTTFNDTVEAAQAHPDLEQPYASLGLKDDEYARIKDILGRRPTDAELAMYSVMWSEHCSYKSSKVHLRYFGETTTEEMGAKILAGIGENAGVVDIGDGNAVTFRVESHNHPSYVEPHQGAATGVGGIVRDIMAMGARPIAVMDQLRFGPADAPDTSRVLPGVVSGISHYGNCLGLPNIGGETVFDESYAGNPLVNALCVGTLKVEDLKLAFASGLGNKVMLFGSRTGLDGIGGVSVLASDTFEEGAERKLPAVQVGDPFAEKVLIECCLDLYKANVVVGIQDLGGAGLACATSELAASGDGGMEINLDAVPLRAENMTAAEILSSESQERMCAVVRPEDVARFQEICAHWDVTCAEIGEVTDGDHLIIRHRGELVVDAPAHTIANEGPVYERPVARPEWQDQLQQFQGVEKPRDAQGIKQALFDMVSSPALCSRAYITNQYDRYVLGNTVAAKDADAGVLRIDEHTQRGVAVSADASGRYTKLDPNTGARLALAEAYRNVAVSGARPVAVTNCLNFGSPEDPGVMWQFREAVHGLADGAQELAIPVSGGNVSFYNQTGTEAILPTPVVGVLGVIEDVHNAIPAALGTVAGVEELYLLGETFDEFGGSIWQQVSGAGLSGMPPRIDLRNEQKLVEFFAQPGLVTAAHDLSEGGLAQALAELAMQAQKGMELDITQVHEDAFTALFSESASRAVVATQHGEAVVARAQELGIPVTKIGVTRDDNIFAVTSGELNFAVGVAELTEAWQATLPQLFGHAVGANAVVE; the protein is encoded by the coding sequence ATGACTACCTTTAATGACACCGTTGAAGCAGCCCAGGCACACCCTGATCTCGAGCAGCCTTATGCATCACTGGGCTTAAAAGACGATGAATACGCCCGTATCAAAGATATTCTCGGTCGTCGCCCGACCGACGCAGAGCTAGCCATGTATTCTGTTATGTGGTCAGAGCACTGCTCTTATAAATCTTCTAAAGTGCACTTACGCTATTTCGGCGAAACTACCACAGAAGAAATGGGTGCTAAAATCCTCGCCGGTATTGGCGAGAACGCTGGTGTTGTCGATATTGGTGATGGCAACGCAGTGACATTCCGTGTGGAATCTCATAATCACCCTTCTTATGTCGAGCCACACCAAGGAGCCGCCACCGGCGTAGGCGGTATTGTGCGCGATATTATGGCAATGGGTGCGCGTCCTATCGCAGTCATGGATCAGCTACGATTTGGTCCAGCAGATGCACCAGACACTTCTCGCGTATTGCCTGGCGTCGTCAGTGGTATTTCCCATTATGGAAATTGCCTTGGTTTGCCAAATATCGGTGGTGAAACCGTTTTTGATGAGTCCTATGCCGGAAACCCACTGGTGAACGCCCTGTGCGTTGGTACGCTCAAAGTAGAAGACCTCAAACTAGCTTTTGCCTCTGGTCTAGGCAATAAGGTCATGCTTTTTGGTTCTCGCACTGGTCTTGATGGCATTGGTGGAGTATCAGTGCTTGCTTCCGATACCTTCGAGGAAGGTGCAGAACGAAAACTTCCTGCAGTACAGGTGGGAGATCCATTCGCAGAGAAAGTTTTGATTGAATGCTGCCTTGATCTCTACAAAGCTAATGTTGTGGTGGGTATTCAAGACCTTGGGGGTGCAGGTCTTGCTTGTGCTACGTCTGAGCTAGCTGCCTCAGGTGATGGCGGTATGGAGATTAACCTTGATGCAGTGCCATTGCGCGCAGAAAATATGACGGCTGCTGAGATTTTGTCCTCAGAATCTCAGGAACGTATGTGTGCTGTGGTTCGCCCGGAGGATGTTGCGCGTTTCCAAGAAATTTGTGCGCACTGGGATGTTACCTGTGCCGAAATTGGCGAGGTCACAGATGGTGATCATCTCATTATTCGTCACCGTGGCGAACTTGTTGTTGATGCACCAGCACATACCATCGCTAATGAGGGGCCAGTATATGAGCGTCCAGTTGCGCGCCCAGAGTGGCAAGATCAGTTGCAACAATTCCAGGGCGTAGAAAAGCCACGTGATGCTCAAGGTATCAAGCAGGCGCTTTTCGATATGGTGTCTTCGCCAGCATTATGTTCTCGCGCTTATATTACCAACCAGTATGACCGCTATGTACTTGGTAATACTGTGGCTGCTAAAGACGCAGATGCAGGTGTATTGCGTATTGATGAACACACGCAGCGTGGTGTTGCTGTTTCTGCCGACGCCTCTGGTCGCTATACCAAACTCGACCCTAATACTGGAGCGCGTTTGGCTTTGGCAGAAGCCTATCGCAATGTTGCGGTCAGCGGTGCACGTCCAGTGGCGGTGACAAACTGTCTGAACTTTGGTTCCCCTGAAGACCCAGGTGTGATGTGGCAGTTCCGTGAGGCAGTGCATGGGCTTGCCGACGGCGCGCAGGAGCTTGCTATCCCAGTTTCTGGCGGCAATGTCTCTTTCTATAATCAGACGGGCACTGAGGCTATTTTGCCAACTCCAGTAGTAGGAGTGCTGGGTGTGATTGAGGATGTTCATAATGCTATCCCAGCCGCATTAGGTACTGTGGCAGGTGTTGAAGAACTTTATCTATTGGGTGAAACCTTTGATGAGTTTGGTGGTTCCATTTGGCAACAAGTATCTGGAGCTGGTCTTTCTGGTATGCCACCGCGCATTGATTTGCGCAATGAACAGAAGTTGGTTGAGTTTTTTGCACAGCCAGGTCTTGTGACTGCTGCCCATGATCTTTCTGAGGGTGGTTTGGCTCAAGCTCTGGCAGAACTTGCAATGCAAGCACAAAAAGGCATGGAGCTTGATATTACGCAGGTGCACGAGGACGCTTTTACTGCACTATTTTCGGAATCTGCGTCTCGTGCAGTGGTTGCTACTCAGCATGGTGAGGCAGTGGTAGCTCGCGCTCAAGAGCTTGGTATTCCGGTTACTAAAATTGGTGTTACTCGTGACGATAACATCTTTGCAGTCACCAGTGGTGAGCTTAACTTTGCTGTGGGCGTTGCCGAATTGACTGAGGCATGGCAAGCAACTCTACCTCAGCTTTTTGGTCATGCAGTGGGCGCGAATGCAGTGGTGGAATAA